TTTTTCGAAGGATTATAACATTAAGCCTAAAAATACCTATTCGCTTTTTAATAAAAATGCTACCAAAATAAATATTATGAGTCATCTGCAGAATTTTGATAAACTGCTGGATGAAAAGGATCAACTTGTCATTTATTTTGCCGGGCATGGGTTTCATTCTGAATATGCAAATTTTTTTATACCTGCTGATGGGAACAGAAATAATTTTAACTCAAATATTCCAAGTGATCTTTTAACGAAGATTATTAGTGGGTTTGCTTCAGACACCGTTATCATGCTATGTGATTTAGTTTTGCCCAGTGCTGAGCGCCAACATTTTCATATTAAATCAGAAATACAAGAAGAACTGGGAATTTTGTCTCAGTTAAATTTTAATAAATTCTCATCGCCAGAGCGAGCAAATCATGTTAATTTTATTAATTTTTTAAGTAAAAAAGAAAAGGGGAGAGTCAAACAATCATTTTACTTTAAAAAGGAATATGATATAACATTCAACGTTGCCTTATCAAAAAGTCTTACAAATAGCTTAATAACTTACGTACGCAAACAGTACGAAGATATTTATGCCATGATACATAATCAGTTTATAGTTGCAGCCTTATTAGAAATGAAAAAGATAGTCTCAGTAAATGACGAAGATTTATTGGGAAGGGTTGAAAGTTTGCAATATGCAGTGACCAAAATTAAGGATGAATCAGTAGGTGATCAACCGGAAACGCGGGTGAGTACTAATGTGGAAGTGTCAGAACTGGCTGTAGAGGTCTTGAATAAAATTGATGAAAATGGCTTTTATCTTGTCAAAACTCCTAAAGAACTTGCAGATAAACGTGTTAAAAATCAGATAAAAATTCTTTTTACTGCTGCAAACCCTCGTAATCAGGATCATTTAAGACTAAAGAACGAGTTAAAGGCTATAGAGTATGAACTGATGCGTTCTAGGCTTCGGGATGATTTTAAATTAATTAAAGTGCTTACAACTGATGTAAGAGATTTGCAAGATCAGTTGTTGAACGAATCTCCTCAATTTATACATTTTTGCGGACATGGATCTTGTGACGGTATAGCACTCTTAAATGAACTTGATAATGCGACAATTGTTAGAAATAAACCGCTTGCTGAACTTTTTAAGTTGTTCTCAGAAGATATAAAATGCATATTTCTTAATTCTTGTCATTCAATAGAACAATCTAAAGAAATCGGCAAATTCATTGACCATATAGTTTGTATGAATAATTCAGTTCCCGATGATATGGCAATACTTTTTGCAACAGCATTTTATCAGTCTATAGGCTCTGGTAAAAATATTAAATTCTCTTTTGATTTTGCCAAAAATTCTATTGATTTAAATGGCTTGTCAGGTAGTGAGATTCCTGTATTAATTGCAAATTAATATAAAAAATTCTTTGTGGAAATCTCATTTTCTCAATTTAACCTTTACGTTTGAATTATTCAATTTCCTATGAAATTGAAAGTAAATATTGTTTAGAAATCATAAAGTTCTTGATCCTCAGTATTGTGAGCAATATTAGCCGACTCCCTATATTGTGCGATAACAGTTAAGGTCATAATCCCCACTATCGTGGTATTTACATTTCGTAGTAAGAGATAGATTTTTGTTTCGGTGACAATGTTGTTGCCTTTAAATCTATTCCTATGACAGTATTATTTTTTAAAGAACGCTATGAAGATCTGGATGCGGAGTTGGTGGAGATCAGGTGCAAAGCCACTGATCCGGTAAACAGGGTAACCCGTTGTCATTCAGTAATCCGGGTGGCTTTGGATGAGTTGATGGTTAAGCTGGAGTCGGTTGTGCCTATTCCTGAAGAAGAGGAAATGGTGCTCAATAGGGTTTGGCTTGTTAAATTTTATGCCCTTTTTATTTATGAAACGGAGGTTTTTAGGTTAGTGGATTGCTGTCCTAAAAGTGTTCGTTCGGAACGTCGGTTTTATAAAGTTACTTTGAAGGTAATGGGGGATTATCTTTCCCAGCATGCTTTTTTATATGAATACTATTTTCGGGGAATGGTGGGCTTGGATGCTTTGCTGTTCATTAAAGGACGTAAGGTAGATCATTTGTTTTTACCAGAAAGTCCGGAATTCTTTGGTGGGGCTATGCCGCCTTGTACCTATATTTTTGCACGTTTTATGGCGTATGATCAGTTGATTTTGGAGCTGCGGTTGAAGCTTGATCCTGGACCTATTGGAGAGCTTGCTAAAACCTATACGCATGGTTTAAAATGGACTGGTAATAAGGTGAATGTGGCGGAGCTGGCTTATGGGCTGTATTATGCGGGGCAGTTTAACAATGGCAATGCGGAGGTGACTGATATTTACAAATGGCTGGAGGAAAGCCTGGGGATCTCCATGGGCAGTGTGCACCGGAAGTTTATTGATCTGCGTCGCCGCAATACAGCTAGTCCGACCAAGCTTTTGGATAAGATGCGGGAGGCGATCCATCAGCGGATCGATGAGGACTTGCAATATAAACCTAACCGCGGGATTAAATTAAGTAAATCTTTTAATGAGGATTAAATGTGTTTGGAGTACGTTTTTAGGAATGTTCTCCAAAAATTTTTAACACTGTTGTACCAGCGTGTTAATTCTTTTTTTGCCGGCTGCCAAACTTTGCTTTATCAAATCCCGGTGGTAATGGTGCTTCCGGGTTAAAGCTAAAGGTTATGTTATTTCCATTTACTATGCAGCAGTTTTTAATCGCGGCGGTCTTGCTGAGTCTGGTCTGGTATGCGGGTGTTTTTCTATGGTTTAATCGCAGGCGCGGTCTTGGTCTCCAGCTGGGGGGAACTGGTGGTTCGAGAGCAAGAGCGGGATCGGAAGCAAAGGCGCGGACTAAACTCAGAGCGGCATTACCCGGCAGAGGTTCCGGGGTGGTTATGGGGCAGGAAGATTTCGATGAAGCAGAATTGATGGGCAAGGTGAAATTGCCGGAAGGTATGGAACTGATCCGTTCGGATGAATTGCGGTTTGCGGATTCTGTTGAGGGTGCCAGTGCTGCTGGTGGCCAGGGTCTTTTGGACCGGGATGATCAGTTGGGGCTGATTCCTGATGTGCTGGAGGAGATCAAGGAGGTGTTCGGAATACTGGCGAAGGAGGATGGCACCAAGCAGGATTTTATGGGGCTGATGAAGCTTGTCCGGGAGAAGTATCCTAAGATCAGTTCCCATCCGGGTATTGCAGGGTTAAATGCCTTTATCCGGGATCATGCACCCTTTGCCATTTCCAGTGCGGAACTGGAAGACCTCTGGGATTAGTTTTTTGCTGTTTACGTGTTCATTTTTAAATCCTTTTTATGAATTTTCATTTCAATTCTGATCCTAAGCGTGTGCTGGCAAAGGTGTTGCTGTTGGGCTTTGCGATCTGCTGTTTTAACATGCTTTGTCTGTTGCCATTAACGCTCTTGGCACAGGATGGGGTGGCCGGGATCAATCAGGCCACGTCTCAGATCCAGCGTTATTTTTCGGCCGGTGCCAAGCTGATGTATGCCATTGGTGCGGTAATGGGCATCGTGGGGGCCATTAAGGTCTACAACAAGTGGAATGCCGGGGAACCGGATACCAATAAACTGGCGGCGGCATGGTTTGGTTCGCTGATTTTTCTGGTGGTGGTCGTAGCGATTATTGAATCTTTTTTCGGAGTATAGTATGGCAAGTGTATATCAGATCAATAAAGGGGTAGGACGCCCAGTGGTCTTTAAGGGCTTAAAGGCACAGTACATTGCTTTTCTGGCTGTGGGAATGGTGCTGCTTTTATTGGGCTTTGTTGGTGGTTATCTATCAGGGCTTAGTTTATATGTACTGTTACCCTTGGCATTGATGGTGGGTAGTGGCTTGGTCTATGTGCTGACCAGGCTGAGTCACAAGTTCGGGGAGCATGGGTTGATGAAGCTTTTTGCAAAGTATGGATTGCCTTCAGCTGTGGTCTTCCGTTCCCGCCGGGTATTTACGGGTTTAAAGTATGTGAGTAGGAATGATGCTAAAGCTACCGGGCCATGAAACAGGAAGCCTTAAAATTGTTGCCGGTGTATAAGGTGGAAAATGGTTGTTTGCTTTCTTTCCAGGGGGATGTGACTTTGGCTTATAGAGTAAACCTGCCGGAACTGTTTACGCTTTCGGATCGGGAGTATGAGGCTTATCACCAGGCCTGGATCAAAGCGATCCGCTGCTTGCCTGCTTTTTCAGTCTTTCATAAGCAGGATTGGTTTCTGGAAAGTAGCTATCAGGCGGATTACGCTGGGCTTGCTGATCAGGAGACCAGTTTTTTATCCCGATCCAGTGAGTTTTTTTTTAATGAGCGCCCATACCTGGAGCACGAATGCTTTATTTTTCTGACTAAAAAACCAGAAGGCAGGAAGCTATCCAGTTCTGTTTATTCTAACATCAGGCGAAGGACGATTGTACCTGCGCAGACCATAGATCCGGTTTTGCATCAGCAGTTTCTGGATGCGGCAAGCGCATTTGAAAGTATCCTGCGTGACAGCGGTTTTCTGTCACTGGAACGGCTTTGGGATGATGAACTGGCCGGGACTGCGAATCAGGCCGGTATTCTGGAACGCTATTGTTTTTTGCTGGGTAAGGATCAGCTGCCGGTGATCTCAGACATCCAGGTTCGGGATGGCCTGCGTGTGGGAGATAAGCAGCTGGAATTGTATACGCTTGCTGATGCGGAGGACTTGCCAGGCTTGTGTGGCAGCAGGATCAATTATGAAAAGTATTCCACTGACCGTACGAAATTCAGTTTGGGCTTTGCCAGCCCTTTAGGAGCACTACTGAACTGTAACCACATTTTTAACCAGTATGTGTTTATCGGGGATAGCCAGGAGACGATCAAAAAGCTGGAAGCCAAGAAACTGCGTTTACAATCGCTTTCGGGTTATTCAAGGGAGAACGCAGTTTCCCGGGATGCTTGCAATGATTTCCTGAACGAGGCGGTGGCCTCGCTTCGGTTGCCGGTAAAAGCACATTTTAATGTCCTGGCCTGGTCAGCTGATGGAGTTAAGGCTAAGGAACTGAAGAACCTGGTGAGTACAGCTATGGCAGCAATAGATGCAGTAACCAAGCAGGAGACTGAAGGGGCGGCGCAGATCTGGTTTGCGGGCTTGCCTGGGAATGAGGCGGACTTTCCAATGAACGATACTTTTGATACTTTTTTAGAACAGGCGACCTGCTTTTTTAACATGGAGACCAATTACAAGTCTTCCTTAAGCCCTTTTGGTATCCGCATGGGGGACAGGCTGACCGGGAGACCGGTTCATGTAGACATTTCGGACGAGCCGGTTCGACTGGGCTGGACGTCCAACAGGTCAAAGTTTGTGTGCGCTGGTAGTGGTTCAGGCAAGAGTTTCTTCTGTAACCATTTGGTGCGCTCGTATTATGAGCAGGGTGCACATGCGATCATCGTAGATATCGGCAATTCTTACCAGGGGCTTTGTGAGTTGGTGGGTGGTTATTACTTCCGCTACTCGGAAAATGACCCGATTAGTTTCAATCCTTTTTACCTGGCTTCAGGTGATGTACTGGATACGGAAAAGAAGGAGAGTATCAAGAACTTGCTGCTGGCTTTATGGAAGAAGGATGATGAGCCTTATTCCCGCTCGGAGTATGTAGCGATATCCAATGCGCTGAAGCTGTTTTATGCCCACTTGGGCAGGCGGCCGGATGTTTTTCCTTGTTTCAATAGCTTTTATGAGTTCCTGTTGTCGGAGTATTTACAGGTACTGGAAGATGGCAAGGTGAAGGAGAAGGATTTTGATGTGGGGAATTTCATGTATGTGCTGAATCCTTATTACCGGGGTGGAGAGTTTGATTACCTGTTGAATGCGACGGAGAATCTGGACATGCTGAATGAGCGGTTTATTGTATTCGAATTGGACGAGGTGAAGGATCACCCGATTTTATTTCCGGTAGTGACTTTGGTGATTATGGAACTGACGCTTTCCAAAATGCGGAAACTTAAAGGGGTTCGCAAGCTGGTATTGATTGAAGAAGCCTGGAAAGCAATTGCGAAGCAAGGTACTGCGGAATATGTGCAGTATCTGTTTAAAACCATGCGGAAGTTCTTTGGGGAGCCGATGGTGGTTACTCAGGAGATTGAGGATGTGATCTCTTCGCCTGTAGTCAAGAACGCAATCATTAACAATTCGGATTGTAAGATTCTGCTGGATCAGAGTAAGTATCAGAATAAGTTTGACCAGATACAGGAAATGCTGGGATTGACCGATAAGGATAAGGCTTTGATTCTGTCGATGAATAAGGCCAATGATCCCAAGCGTCGATATAAGGAGGTGACTTTTATTCTGGGTAGTCATTCAAAGGTGTACCGGACAGAGGTATCGCTGGAGGAGTATTACTGTTATACAACCGAAGAAAAGGAAAAAGTATTGGTGCAGGAGTATACAGCGCGTTATGGTTCCATTCAGAAAGGTATTGCGATGCTGGCGAAGGATGTCAGGGCTGGTAAGCTTAAATAATTAAATCTAAACCTATCAATTGTTTAAATTATGAAAACAAGTATTTATTTATTGCTGGCCCTGCTGTTTTGCTTTGGCTGCCAGCCGAAAAGGACGGAGAATTTTATTCCGGGGATGTATGTGAACCATTCCGAGGGAAGTTACAGTGTGGCTGATGATACACTGATGATCCGGCAGCTGGAGGGAATTCATTACCAGATCACCCGCCGGACAGGTTTTAACCGTATGGTGGATGGAAAGTCGGGGCTGCGGGAGTATGAAATGGAAACCTGGAGCGGGCTGTATGATGCGGAGGCAGGTGTGATCAACGAAAGCCGGTATGGCAAGGTGCTTAGCTTTTTCCCGGACTCAGGACTGCTTAGGGTAAGTAACCGAGTGTATAAAAAAATCAAGTAGTAAACCATTAATTTTTTGGATATGCATATCTCTAACCCAGCCAGGGTATGGCCATGCCTTGGCTTTTTAAAAAAGAAAATAACAAAAGTTATGAAACAGTATATGGTCATTCTACCCTTGAGTACCATGACGCTGATGGTGGCCGTCCCCAAAGGGGCGACGGCGCAGATCGCGGTTGTGGAGGTTATTAAGGCGGGCGTAAAAAAAGTCATTAAGGCGGTGGATCTGAAAATCCAGCGTTTACAGAATCAGACGATCTGGCTGCAGAATGCGCAGAAGGTATTGGAAAACCAGTTGTCGAAGCTGAAGCTTGGGGAGATTGCGGATTGGACGGGTAGGCAGAAGGAGTTGTACCAGGGCTATTACAATGAGCTTTGGGAAATTAAGTCTTATTTAACGTATTTCAGGCGGATCAAAGACCTGGCTCAAAAACAGGTGGCGATTGTGGATGAGTACAAATGGGCCTGGGGGCTGTTCAAAAAGGACAAGCATTTCTCGGTAGCGGAACTGGAGTATATGGAGAAGGTGTATTCAGGAATTCTGGACGAGAGTATCAAGAACCTGGATCAGATTTTTCTGGTGGTTAATTCTTTTAAGACCCAGATGAGTGATGCGGCGAGACTGGAGCTGATTGCTACGGCGGCTAATCAGATGGATGAGAATTACGGGGCTTTAAAAAAGTTCAATTCTGGAAATATCCAGACTTCCATCCAGCGGGCTAAATCACTGGATGAGGTAGCTGTATTAAAAGAAATTTATGGGATCAATGAATAAGGTATGGGCGCCGGGCTTGGCTTTAGTATTGGCTTGTGTTTTTCCCGCTTCTTTATCCGCGCAAACTTTTGGGGAGTTCTTTAACCAGAAGAAAACGCAGAAACGGTATCTGCTGGAACAAATTGCGGCATTGCAGGTTTACCTGGGCTATGCTAAAAAAGGCTATGAGCTGGTAGGATCGGGATTGCAGACGGTCAGGGATATTAAAAGCGGGGAGTTTGGCCTGCACAATACTTTTATTTCTTCGCTAAAAAAGGTGAGTCCATTTGTGCGTAGTAATACTAAAGTGGCTGAGATCATTGCCTGTCAGCTGGGTATTTCGCGAGCCTTTAATATCAGGGATAAGGACAAGTTGCCGCTTTCTTCTCAGTTATATGTGCTGGAGGTGAAAGCCCATTTACTGGATGAATGCTTTAAAGACCTTGAGGAATTGCTGCTGGTGGTTACTGCCGGTAAAGTGGAAATGAATGATGCGAATCGGCTGGAAAGGCTCGATAAGATTTACCGCTCGATACTGGACAAATACAGTTTCGCTTTGGATTTCTCCACGCAGGTTAAACTGCTGATAGCCGGGGGAATCAGGGAGGAACAATCAATTAACTATTTAAAAAAGCTTTATGAAAAAGAGGAATAGCATGTTATTCGCGGCACTATTGCCGCTGGTATTTTGCCTTGGCTTTTCTGCCCGGGCGCAAAGTACAGAAGTTCAGCAGCTCTTGTTGAATGTGGAAAAGTTAAGCCAGCTAAAGAATATCCTTGCTGATATGAAAAAAGGATACACCATTGTGATGGGTGGCTACAATACCATTAAAAATATTTCCCAGGGGAATTTTTCATTGCATGAATTCTTTCTGGACGGGCTTATGCTGGTGAGCTCTGAAGTGAAGAAATACCGCAGGGTGGTGGATATCATCGATTATCAGAAAGCATTGGTAAAAGAATATAAACGGGCATACCAGCGGTTCCAGCGGTCAGGGAATTTTGGTGTCGGGGAACTGGAATATCTGGGTAGGGTGTACAAACAGCTGTTTGATCAGAGTATAGATAATCTGGACGAGCTGGCGATGGTGATCACTTCGAGTAAGTTGCGGATGAATGATCAGGAGCGCTTGCAGGCGATTGACCGGATCTTTGCTTCTACCCAGGATAAGCTGATGTTTCTGCGCTATTTCAATGAGCGGGGATTGATCCTGAACCAGCAGCGGGATAAACAACGTTTGGAGATCGAATCGGTTCGGGATTTTTATGGTCTGGATTAAGGGAGGTGATATGAGAAATCGGTTTAGGTTATTTTTCGGGGTTTTTGTTTTTGCATTGGTTGTTCCCAGACTGGCTAGCGCTCAGGACGGCTTGGCCGGACAGATTGCCGGATTGCAGGGTGTGCTGGACAGGGTTCATACCGAGATGTTGCCCCTTTGCAGTGGGCTGATCGGGGCTGGCAGGGCGATCGCTGGGTTTGGGGCTTTATGGTATATCGCTAATCGGGTCTGGCGGCAGTTGGCGGCGGCGGAGCCCATTGACTTTTATCCTTTGATGCGTCCCTTCGCATTGGGAATGGCAATTGTACTTTTTCCGGCGGTTATGGGCGTGTTCAATGGGGTATTGCAGGTGACTATAGCGGGGACACAGGGTATGGTGAGGGATTCAGATAAGGCGATTAAGGCTTTGCTGGCACAAAAGGAGCGGGAGTTGAAAAAGTCGGTCAAGTATAAATTGTATGTTGGCGTGGATGGGGATGGAAATCGTGCCGAATGGTATAAGTATACGCATCCTAAGGATCCAGATGGTTCGGATGAGGGCTTGCTGGAGGGTATCGGGAATGATATCAAATTCTGGGCGGATCGTCAGGATTATAAAATGCGGCATTCTTTCAAGCAGTTTATGAGTGAGTTTCTGGAGATCTTATACCAGGCGGCGGCACTTTGTATCAATACACTTCGGGTTTTCTTTCTGATTGTGCTGGCTGTGCTTGGACCTTTGGTATTGGGATTTGCGGTGTTTGATGGTTTACAGCATACCCTTTCGGTCTGGATTGCCAGGTACATCAATATCTTTTTGTGGTTGCCGATTGCCAATATCTTCGGTGCAATTCTGGGGAAAATCCAGCAGAATATGTTAAGGCTGGACATTGCGGAAGTGGCCAATCAGGGTGATACGTTCTTTTCCAGCACGGATTTAGCGTATTTAATTTTTATGATTATTGGTATTGCTGGCTACTGCTGCGTGCCAACTGTAGCCAATTATGTGATCCATGCTGGTGGCGGAAATTCGATTTTAACAAAGGTAAATACGATGGTTTCTGGCGGTAGTATGATGGCACAGCGAGTAGGTAATCAGAGTTACTCCGGCGCAAAAGAGGGGGCAGGGATGATCGTTGACCGCTTTGATGATGCCAGGAGGAATTTGTCCAGTGGCATGGCAGAAGCTGCAGGCTCAGATTATTTCAAGGATAAAGTTTCCGGTAGGTAACCATTTAAAATTCATTTTATGTTCACACAATTTAAAAATATAGATACGGCTTTTAAGCACATTAAAAGCTTCAGTTACCTGTTCCTGCTGGGGAATGTACTGATTGTGTGCTTCGGGCTCTTTCTGTTTGCCCGGGTTAGCAGGGAGCAAGCCCAGCGGGTGTATATCCTGTACAATGGCAAGGTCTTGCAGGCTTTTGCTTCCGAGAGGAAGGGGAATTTACCCGTGGAGCTGCGCGATCACATCAAGACTTTTCACCAGTATTTTTTTACACTTAGCCCGGATGATAAGGCGATTGCGGCAACAATAGGTAAAGCGCTGTATCTGGCGGATGAGAGTGCCAAGCGGGCTTACGATAACCTCAGGGAGCAAGGTTTTTATAATAACCTGATTTCCGCGAATATTTCCCAGCAGATCGAGGTGGATAGCGTCAAACTGGATGTAGATAGCGATCCTTATGCCTTTACCTGCTTTGCAAGGCAGAAACTGGTTCGTACCAGTGGTTCTGCCTTCCGTAAGCTGGTGACCAGGGGCAGGGTTCGGGTATTGCAGCAGCAAAGTGATGATAACCCACATGGTTTTCTGATCCAGCGCTGGGAGATTCTGGAGAATAGGGATGTTGCTGTAAATCCTTAGGCTATGGGCTTATTTAAAAAAAGGCTTGGAAAGGCTAGCCGGCAATCAGTGTTTTTATTGTCGGATCGGATTGCTCTGGCGGTAAAACGCAGGCAAAGGAAATGGGCAGATTACCTGAATGACCGGGTAAAAAATGTGTCCGCAGAAGTCAGGTTGATTGCTTTGGTGGTGTTCTGCCTGGTCTGGTCTGTTTATCTGATCCGTTTGCTGATCATGTCAATTTATTAATCATTTATAATTTATCAATTTTTATGGAAACAACTTTAAAAGATAAAAGGAAAAACCGGTTCCTGCTGGTTCTGCCCTTACTGGTGTTTTTCCCCTTATTGGCCTATGTGGTGTTTTTTGGGGCGAAGGATAAGTTCAGTTCGGAAAAGGAAGAGGTGCCACAGGGGATCAATGCGAGTTTACCTGATGCCAAACTGGCGAAAGTGGATCCGGTTACTAAGCTGGGCTTTTATGAATTGGCGGGGAAGGATACGGCTAAATTTCGCAGCAGTCTTGTCGAAAACAGGATTGATTTGTCTAGCCGTGGTGTTGATCCACAAGCGGAGCGGATTAATGAAAGATTAGCGGCTTTGAACCAGGAACTGGCTAAACCTGCAAGTTCTCCAGCTATTAAGGACAGGTATACGCAGGTCCAGTCGGTGAATATGAAAAGTGACGTTGACAGGCTGGAAATGCTGATGAAGTCCATGCAGGGACAAAAAGAGCAGGATCCTGAAATGCAGCAATTGGGTGGTATGTTGCAGCAGATCATTGACATCCAACATCCGGAGTTGGTTAAAGAACGGGTTGCTCAGTCTGGTTCTCGGGTGATTAATTCGGATAGTTTGTTTAGGGCAGTTCCGGCGGTCATCGTGACCAAGAAGAGGATCGTGCATGGGGCGAGTATTGAGCTTTCTTTACTGGATAGTGTCTGGCTCAAGGGGCAGTTGATCCCTAAAGGGCATCGGGTGTTT
This is a stretch of genomic DNA from Candidatus Pedobacter colombiensis. It encodes these proteins:
- a CDS encoding TraG family conjugative transposon ATPase, whose product is MKQEALKLLPVYKVENGCLLSFQGDVTLAYRVNLPELFTLSDREYEAYHQAWIKAIRCLPAFSVFHKQDWFLESSYQADYAGLADQETSFLSRSSEFFFNERPYLEHECFIFLTKKPEGRKLSSSVYSNIRRRTIVPAQTIDPVLHQQFLDAASAFESILRDSGFLSLERLWDDELAGTANQAGILERYCFLLGKDQLPVISDIQVRDGLRVGDKQLELYTLADAEDLPGLCGSRINYEKYSTDRTKFSLGFASPLGALLNCNHIFNQYVFIGDSQETIKKLEAKKLRLQSLSGYSRENAVSRDACNDFLNEAVASLRLPVKAHFNVLAWSADGVKAKELKNLVSTAMAAIDAVTKQETEGAAQIWFAGLPGNEADFPMNDTFDTFLEQATCFFNMETNYKSSLSPFGIRMGDRLTGRPVHVDISDEPVRLGWTSNRSKFVCAGSGSGKSFFCNHLVRSYYEQGAHAIIVDIGNSYQGLCELVGGYYFRYSENDPISFNPFYLASGDVLDTEKKESIKNLLLALWKKDDEPYSRSEYVAISNALKLFYAHLGRRPDVFPCFNSFYEFLLSEYLQVLEDGKVKEKDFDVGNFMYVLNPYYRGGEFDYLLNATENLDMLNERFIVFELDEVKDHPILFPVVTLVIMELTLSKMRKLKGVRKLVLIEEAWKAIAKQGTAEYVQYLFKTMRKFFGEPMVVTQEIEDVISSPVVKNAIINNSDCKILLDQSKYQNKFDQIQEMLGLTDKDKALILSMNKANDPKRRYKEVTFILGSHSKVYRTEVSLEEYYCYTTEEKEKVLVQEYTARYGSIQKGIAMLAKDVRAGKLK
- a CDS encoding TerB family tellurite resistance protein, which encodes MKKRNSMLFAALLPLVFCLGFSARAQSTEVQQLLLNVEKLSQLKNILADMKKGYTIVMGGYNTIKNISQGNFSLHEFFLDGLMLVSSEVKKYRRVVDIIDYQKALVKEYKRAYQRFQRSGNFGVGELEYLGRVYKQLFDQSIDNLDELAMVITSSKLRMNDQERLQAIDRIFASTQDKLMFLRYFNERGLILNQQRDKQRLEIESVRDFYGLD
- a CDS encoding DUF4134 domain-containing protein, whose amino-acid sequence is MLCLLPLTLLAQDGVAGINQATSQIQRYFSAGAKLMYAIGAVMGIVGAIKVYNKWNAGEPDTNKLAAAWFGSLIFLVVVVAIIESFFGV
- a CDS encoding caspase family protein is translated as MDSKKSDTRIAKVNHSVVFQSLEKFDNNSDGDTYLFVVGIDRYEEEERLTYCSKEARHLIRIFSKDYNIKPKNTYSLFNKNATKINIMSHLQNFDKLLDEKDQLVIYFAGHGFHSEYANFFIPADGNRNNFNSNIPSDLLTKIISGFASDTVIMLCDLVLPSAERQHFHIKSEIQEELGILSQLNFNKFSSPERANHVNFINFLSKKEKGRVKQSFYFKKEYDITFNVALSKSLTNSLITYVRKQYEDIYAMIHNQFIVAALLEMKKIVSVNDEDLLGRVESLQYAVTKIKDESVGDQPETRVSTNVEVSELAVEVLNKIDENGFYLVKTPKELADKRVKNQIKILFTAANPRNQDHLRLKNELKAIEYELMRSRLRDDFKLIKVLTTDVRDLQDQLLNESPQFIHFCGHGSCDGIALLNELDNATIVRNKPLAELFKLFSEDIKCIFLNSCHSIEQSKEIGKFIDHIVCMNNSVPDDMAILFATAFYQSIGSGKNIKFSFDFAKNSIDLNGLSGSEIPVLIAN
- a CDS encoding RteC domain-containing protein, which gives rise to MTVLFFKERYEDLDAELVEIRCKATDPVNRVTRCHSVIRVALDELMVKLESVVPIPEEEEMVLNRVWLVKFYALFIYETEVFRLVDCCPKSVRSERRFYKVTLKVMGDYLSQHAFLYEYYFRGMVGLDALLFIKGRKVDHLFLPESPEFFGGAMPPCTYIFARFMAYDQLILELRLKLDPGPIGELAKTYTHGLKWTGNKVNVAELAYGLYYAGQFNNGNAEVTDIYKWLEESLGISMGSVHRKFIDLRRRNTASPTKLLDKMREAIHQRIDEDLQYKPNRGIKLSKSFNED
- the traM gene encoding conjugative transposon protein TraM; protein product: METTLKDKRKNRFLLVLPLLVFFPLLAYVVFFGAKDKFSSEKEEVPQGINASLPDAKLAKVDPVTKLGFYELAGKDTAKFRSSLVENRIDLSSRGVDPQAERINERLAALNQELAKPASSPAIKDRYTQVQSVNMKSDVDRLEMLMKSMQGQKEQDPEMQQLGGMLQQIIDIQHPELVKERVAQSGSRVINSDSLFRAVPAVIVTKKRIVHGASIELSLLDSVWLKGQLIPKGHRVFGVCRVTNQRVLIDIKNIRLGNSIVPTSLSVYSLDGMEGLNAPEAMLTDALNGGTIDASSSIGLGSFDQSLVTQVAGAGIDAAKGLLSKKLRRVKVSLKAGEKVLLRNNQIQSR
- a CDS encoding DUF4133 domain-containing protein, with protein sequence MASVYQINKGVGRPVVFKGLKAQYIAFLAVGMVLLLLGFVGGYLSGLSLYVLLPLALMVGSGLVYVLTRLSHKFGEHGLMKLFAKYGLPSAVVFRSRRVFTGLKYVSRNDAKATGP
- the traJ gene encoding conjugative transposon protein TraJ, producing the protein MRNRFRLFFGVFVFALVVPRLASAQDGLAGQIAGLQGVLDRVHTEMLPLCSGLIGAGRAIAGFGALWYIANRVWRQLAAAEPIDFYPLMRPFALGMAIVLFPAVMGVFNGVLQVTIAGTQGMVRDSDKAIKALLAQKERELKKSVKYKLYVGVDGDGNRAEWYKYTHPKDPDGSDEGLLEGIGNDIKFWADRQDYKMRHSFKQFMSEFLEILYQAAALCINTLRVFFLIVLAVLGPLVLGFAVFDGLQHTLSVWIARYINIFLWLPIANIFGAILGKIQQNMLRLDIAEVANQGDTFFSSTDLAYLIFMIIGIAGYCCVPTVANYVIHAGGGNSILTKVNTMVSGGSMMAQRVGNQSYSGAKEGAGMIVDRFDDARRNLSSGMAEAAGSDYFKDKVSGR
- a CDS encoding conjugal transfer protein TraI, which translates into the protein MHISNPARVWPCLGFLKKKITKVMKQYMVILPLSTMTLMVAVPKGATAQIAVVEVIKAGVKKVIKAVDLKIQRLQNQTIWLQNAQKVLENQLSKLKLGEIADWTGRQKELYQGYYNELWEIKSYLTYFRRIKDLAQKQVAIVDEYKWAWGLFKKDKHFSVAELEYMEKVYSGILDESIKNLDQIFLVVNSFKTQMSDAARLELIATAANQMDENYGALKKFNSGNIQTSIQRAKSLDEVAVLKEIYGINE
- the traK gene encoding conjugative transposon protein TraK codes for the protein MFTQFKNIDTAFKHIKSFSYLFLLGNVLIVCFGLFLFARVSREQAQRVYILYNGKVLQAFASERKGNLPVELRDHIKTFHQYFFTLSPDDKAIAATIGKALYLADESAKRAYDNLREQGFYNNLISANISQQIEVDSVKLDVDSDPYAFTCFARQKLVRTSGSAFRKLVTRGRVRVLQQQSDDNPHGFLIQRWEILENRDVAVNP